In a genomic window of Punica granatum isolate Tunisia-2019 chromosome 6, ASM765513v2, whole genome shotgun sequence:
- the LOC116211021 gene encoding F-box/kelch-repeat protein OR23 gives MSSPTRTRPSSSSSSTTSETLTQLIPGLPNDLGALILSFIPYSHHARLKLTCKPWRLFFSSKSLICLRSRNPKSRSHLLCIFPGDPSIASPYLFDPHCLAWCPLPPLPPDPHVYGLCNFTSISIGPHLYVLGGSHFDARSFPLDRPSPSSSTFRFDFFTNRWDRLAPMISPRGSFACAVVPHPDQILVAGGGSRHTMFGAAGSKMSSVERYDIKKDEWVALDGLPRFRAGCVGFLVGSGEQREFLVMGGYGQSRSISGVFPVDEYYRDAVVLELNVHDGCGGGKWREVGNMWQEGERRRLGKTVVVEDDDAGGVPMIFMFDENDIFRYDIACNRWEKESSVPRNSPSSSVPGFFVLDGELHVMTLLNGHDSPETRMLWPLKKAGSLFIQIYNPRRKTWRSLTTKPPFSDPLDFRNAVMCTIRL, from the exons ATGTCATCCCCAACACGAACTCGTCCGTCGTCTTCGTCGTCTTCAACAACGAGCGAAACCCTAACCCAGCTGATTCCAGGCCTCCCCAACGATCTCGGGGCTCTGATCCTCTCCTTCATCCCTTACTCCCACCACGCCCGCCTCAAGCTCACCTGCAAGCCCTGGcgcctcttcttctcctctaaATCCCTCATCTGCCTCCGCTCCCGGAACCCCAAGTCCCGCTCCCACCTCCTCTGCATCTTCCCCGGCGATCCTTCCATTGCTTCTCCCTACCTCTTCGACCCCCACTGCCTCGCCTGGTGCCCTCTCCCACCTCTCCCCCCCGACCCTCACGTCTACGGCCTATGCAATTTCACCTCCATCTCCATCGGCCCCCACTTGTACGTCCTCGGTGGTTCCCACTTCGATGCCCGCTCCTTCCCCCTCGACCGGCCTTCCCCCTCCTCCTCGACCTTCCGTTTCGATTTCTTCACCAACAGGTGGGACCGCCTCGCCCCTATGATCTCCCCTCGTGGGAGCTTCGCCTGTGCGGTGGTCCCTCACCCTGACCAGATTCTGGTCGCCGGTGGGGGCTCCCGCCACACCATGTTCGGAGCGGCTGGGAGCAAGATGAGTTCCGTAGAGAGGTACGACATCAAGAAGGATGAGTGGGTGGCCTTGGACGGGTTGCCGAGGTTTAGAGCGGGCTGCGTGGGCTTCTTAGTGGGGAGTGGGGAGCAGAGGGAGTTTCTGGTGATGGGTGGGTACGGGCAGTCGAGATCCATATCCGGGGTGTTTCCGGTGGATGAGTATTACAGGGATGCGGTGGTGCTCGAGTTGAATGTACATGATGGCTGTGGTGGCGGGAAATGGAGGGAGGTCGGGAATATGTGGCAAGAAGGGGAGAGGAGGAGGCTGGGAAAGACGGTTGTTGTCGAGGACGATGATGCGGGTGGAGTCCCTATGATTTTCATGTTTGACGAGAATGACATCTTCAG GTATGATATTGCATGTAATCGTTGGGAGAAGGAATCCAGTGTACCAAGAAATTCTCCCTCCAGCTCAGTGCCTGGATTTTTCGTGTTGGATGGGGAGTTGCACGTAATGACCCTTCTGAATGGACATGATTCACCAGAAACCCGCATGTTATGGCCGCTCAAGAAGGCAGGATCTCTGTTCATCCAAATCTACAATCCTCGAAGAAAGACGTGGAGATCCCTCACAACAAAGCCCCCATTTTCTGATCCTTTGGACTTCAGAAATGCTGTCATGTGCACCATTCGCTTGTGA